Proteins encoded within one genomic window of Alphaproteobacteria bacterium HT1-32:
- a CDS encoding prolyl oligopeptidase family serine peptidase, whose translation MTSLTGPERLPADGTKADSVVVLLHGLGADGADLIGLAPDFARLLPRTAFLSPDAPDPCDMAPYGRQWFSLLDRTPEVVADLVAAASPVVEGYLASVLKRFDVTPDRLALVGFSQGTIMSLQVAYRLPHELAGVVGFSGGLAGSDMLGKEVTARPPALLVHGEADDVVVFDRMLAAAEALRAVRVDVQTLARPGLGHGIDEAGIRAAGNFLLERLG comes from the coding sequence ATGACTTCATTAACAGGGCCGGAGCGCCTGCCGGCTGACGGCACGAAAGCCGATAGCGTGGTGGTGTTGCTGCACGGCCTTGGTGCGGATGGTGCAGACCTGATCGGGCTGGCCCCGGATTTTGCGCGGCTGCTGCCACGAACGGCTTTTCTGTCGCCGGACGCTCCCGACCCCTGTGATATGGCACCCTATGGCCGGCAATGGTTCAGCCTGCTGGATCGTACGCCGGAGGTGGTGGCGGATCTGGTGGCTGCGGCCTCACCGGTGGTCGAGGGTTATCTGGCATCGGTACTGAAACGCTTTGACGTGACGCCTGACAGGCTGGCGCTGGTGGGGTTTAGTCAGGGCACAATCATGTCATTGCAGGTAGCTTATCGTTTGCCGCATGAACTGGCCGGTGTGGTCGGATTTTCCGGCGGACTTGCCGGTTCCGATATGCTCGGGAAAGAAGTTACGGCCCGTCCACCGGCCTTGCTGGTACATGGGGAAGCCGATGATGTTGTGGTTTTTGACCGGATGCTTGCAGCGGCAGAAGCCCTGCGCGCTGTCCGTGTTGATGTGCAGACACTGGCCCGCCCGGGCCTGGGGCACGGTATTGATGAGGCAGGCATCAGGGCTGCCGGAAATTTCCTGCTTGAGCGGCTTGGATGA